ACGATTTTCGCGGATTCGACGCTCAGTCTTCGACGGCCGTCTCGACCGTCGCCACCGCCCGTTCGCGGAGCTCTTCGACCTGCTCGCTCTCGGCGTACACCCGGACTTTGGGTTCGGTACCGCTCGGTCTGACGAGCACCCACCCCTCGTCGAGATCGAGCCGGACGCCGTGTTCGGTCTCGACAGCGGCGTCCGGGAACGCCTCGGGAAGCGTCGTCGCGAGGCGCTCCATCACCGCGTCCTTTCGATCGTCGGGACAGTCGACGCTCACCTTCCGGTAGGGGCGCTCGGCGATCGGCTCGCGGAGCGCGGCGAGGCTCCGACCGGCGACCAGCCGCGAGAACACCGCAGCGCTCGCCACACCATCGATCCACGGCCCGAGGGCGGTGTGGATGTGTTTCCACGGTTCGGCCGCAAAGACCACCGACGTGTCGGCGTCGCCCGCCTCGCGCACCGCCGCGATCCCGACGTGGAGCGCTCCCAATCGGACGCGCTCGACTCGGCCGCCGGCCGCCGCGACCCGCTCGTCGATCCGTGAGGAGGCGTTCGGCGTGGTCACCACCACCGGGTCGTCGGCGTCGCTCGCGCGGGTGTAGTGCTCGGCGAGGATCGCCACGATGGTGTCCTCGTGGACGATCTCGCCCGTTTCGTCGAGAAACACGACCCGATCGGCGTCACCGTCGTGGGCGATCCCGAGCGTCGGTCCATCGGTCTCGTTGGCCGCGGCTCCGTCGCCGTCGTCGCTGTCGTCGAGAAACACCTGAAGATCGCCGAGCGTCTCGGGCGTGGGCTTGCTCCCGCGGGCGGGGAAGTGGCCGTCGACGTTCGCGTTCAGCGCCACCACGTCGGCCCCGAGCGCGCGGAGCACCTGCGGGGTCGCGCGGCTCGCCATCCCGTTGCCGCAGTCGACGACGATTTCCATCCCGTCGAGCGCCGCCCCGTGGCCTGCGGCGTAGTCCGCGATGCGGTCACGATAGCCCGTGAGCGGGCCGATCCGTTCGGTGTCGCCCCACTCGTGCCACGCCGTTGGCGACCCGTCCTCCTCGACGCGTTCCTCGATCCGGGCTTCGGCGTCGTCGCCGTACTCCTCGCCGTTTTCGAACAGCTTCAGCCCGTTGTCGGTCGGTGGGTTGTGACTCGCTGTGACCATCACGCCGCGACGGCCGCGCGAGGCAAAGGCGAGCGCTGGCGTCGGGAGTACCCCTGCCCGTCGGACCGTCGCCCCCGCGCTTTCGAGGCCGGCTTCGAGCGCCGCCGCGAGCGCCGGGCCGGTCTCGCGGCCGTCACGGGCGATCACGAACTCGACCGGCTGACCGTCTTGGTCGACAGCGTCGGTTCCGGCGGCCCGGCCGACCGCGAGCGCGAGCTCGGGCGTGAGGCGCTCGCGGACGTCACCGCGGATACCCGCGGTACCGAAGAGAGTCATGGTCGAGGATCGAACGGGCGGTATTTATGGCGGGTGGTTTCCGCCGACGGTCCTGGCTTAGAGCTCGACGCCGCCGGGGATCAGACTGTGCTGGCGCACGAGATTTCCTTCGCTATTGTACACGAGAAACGTCGTCTTGTCCTGGGTGAGCACGTCACGGCCCTCGAAGCGGACGACCATCTGGTAGCGCCCCTCGTCGTCGGTCGCCTCGCCGTAGGCGCGCGCCGCCCGGATGAACCCGAGCACACCATCCGAATCGGCGTTGAGTTCGAGCACGAAATCGCCGGTGATGCGGTTGGTGACGCTGAGGACACCGTCACCATCGTCGGCGTGGAGGCGGTAGTTGACGTCGGTCTCGTCGGCGGCAACGAGGTCGTCGGTTCCCGCGAGTCGCTCCTCGAGCACCTCGCTCGGGCCGTCGAAGTCGATGGTGAGGGTGGGTTTCGCCGGCTGGCCGTCCACCGCCACCCAGTCGGTGTTGCTGACGTGGAGGTCGAAGTACTCGCGCCTCATTCGGTATGGCTCGCCTACGACGCCCGGCGTCATGAACGTAACGCCGGTGTGGCCGATCGGTGGGCGACCGCCCAGCCGAGAATCGCCGAGCCGAACGGTTGAGGTGGGCGGGGACCGAACGCGACTCACTCGATGGACGACGATTCGCCCACGCGCCGCGGCGTCAGAGAAACCTACGACCGGATCGGGAGCCACTTCGCCCAGACGCGTGCACACCCGTGGCCGGCGGTCGAGCGGTTCGTCGAGCGCGCGACGCCCGCGACCGACGCGACCTGGGGACTCGATCTCGGCTGTGGGAACGCGCGCCACGCCGCCCTGCTGACCGACCGAACGGAGCGGGTCGTGGGGATCGACGCGAGCCGCACGGTGCTCGACACCGCACGCGAGCGGGTCCAGGAGGTGGACGGCAAAATCGAACTCTGTCAGGCCGACGCAACCCACCTCCCGCTCGCCAGCAACAGCGTGGCCCTCGCGGTGTACATCGCCACGATCCACCACCTCCCGACCCGCGACGCACGCATCGCGAGTCTCGACGAACTCTCGCACGTGCTCGCACCGGGTGGGCGCGCCCTCGTGAGCGCGTGGAGCACGACCCACGAGACGTTCGACCGGGAGGAGGGGTTCGATACGACCGTCGACTGGACGCTGCCCGGCGGCGAGACCGTTCCGCGATACTACCACATCTACGACCCGGACGAGTTCGAACGGGACCTACGCACAAGCGCGCTCGGAATCGAGCGAACCTTCGAAGAAGCGGGAAACTGCTACGCCGTGGTGGGCGACTAAAGGGAAAGGTCCTTAGTCGCCGCC
The DNA window shown above is from Halococcus salifodinae DSM 8989 and carries:
- a CDS encoding phosphomannomutase; the protein is MTLFGTAGIRGDVRERLTPELALAVGRAAGTDAVDQDGQPVEFVIARDGRETGPALAAALEAGLESAGATVRRAGVLPTPALAFASRGRRGVMVTASHNPPTDNGLKLFENGEEYGDDAEARIEERVEEDGSPTAWHEWGDTERIGPLTGYRDRIADYAAGHGAALDGMEIVVDCGNGMASRATPQVLRALGADVVALNANVDGHFPARGSKPTPETLGDLQVFLDDSDDGDGAAANETDGPTLGIAHDGDADRVVFLDETGEIVHEDTIVAILAEHYTRASDADDPVVVTTPNASSRIDERVAAAGGRVERVRLGALHVGIAAVREAGDADTSVVFAAEPWKHIHTALGPWIDGVASAAVFSRLVAGRSLAALREPIAERPYRKVSVDCPDDRKDAVMERLATTLPEAFPDAAVETEHGVRLDLDEGWVLVRPSGTEPKVRVYAESEQVEELRERAVATVETAVED
- a CDS encoding DUF5793 family protein, encoding MRREYFDLHVSNTDWVAVDGQPAKPTLTIDFDGPSEVLEERLAGTDDLVAADETDVNYRLHADDGDGVLSVTNRITGDFVLELNADSDGVLGFIRAARAYGEATDDEGRYQMVVRFEGRDVLTQDKTTFLVYNSEGNLVRQHSLIPGGVEL
- a CDS encoding class I SAM-dependent methyltransferase — its product is MDDDSPTRRGVRETYDRIGSHFAQTRAHPWPAVERFVERATPATDATWGLDLGCGNARHAALLTDRTERVVGIDASRTVLDTARERVQEVDGKIELCQADATHLPLASNSVALAVYIATIHHLPTRDARIASLDELSHVLAPGGRALVSAWSTTHETFDREEGFDTTVDWTLPGGETVPRYYHIYDPDEFERDLRTSALGIERTFEEAGNCYAVVGD